One part of the Candidatus Kouleothrix ribensis genome encodes these proteins:
- a CDS encoding dynamin family protein, with amino-acid sequence MLGLLSRRKMLTERQEALLEQERSALNTLRESLRRFGADVAPSDGRTLDETIAHLDELFLLVIAGEFNSGKSSFINALLGDKIVAEGVTPTTDRITLLRYGAEPAEQPIEEFLLERSFPADVLKRLTIVDTPGTNAIIRRHEELTREFIPRADLVLFVTSADRPFTESERMFLSAIQEWGKKIVIVLNKVDLLEPHEADQVVAFIRENARDLLGFTPEIFPVSARMAQRARAGAGDEAWQASRFEAVEHYILETLDEEQRVRLKLLSPLGVAKHLGDKYLAAVEARLTTLQGDFATLDNIERQLDLFHSDLGEDFKYHLTEVENVLSEFELRGMQFFDDTIQLRNIWQLRNSEWVRASFEREVVGDLPQQVESRLSGLIDWMIDKNLRLWQSVMDYLQRERVPQHRAGLIGDIGGTFEYNRAALIETVARRTQQVVATYDREFEAQALSEEVRSAIVATGLAGVGAVGLGALVLTIFQTVLLDFTGLLAAGAVAAIGFFVLPAKRRQVKREFHNKLADLREQLLTTMRRQFTAELEQMLTRIHDAIAPYTRFIRSQRELLVDVQRELSDVDVELGRLRAEIGS; translated from the coding sequence ATACTGGGGCTGCTCAGCCGGCGCAAGATGCTAACCGAGCGTCAGGAAGCCCTGCTCGAGCAGGAGCGCAGCGCGCTCAACACGCTGCGCGAGTCGCTCCGGCGCTTCGGTGCCGACGTGGCCCCAAGCGATGGCCGCACGCTCGACGAGACGATCGCGCACCTCGACGAGCTGTTCTTGCTGGTGATTGCCGGCGAGTTTAATTCAGGCAAGTCGAGCTTCATCAACGCGCTGCTGGGCGACAAAATCGTGGCCGAGGGCGTCACGCCCACCACCGACCGGATCACCCTACTGCGCTACGGCGCCGAGCCGGCCGAGCAGCCGATCGAGGAGTTTCTGCTCGAGCGCAGCTTCCCGGCCGATGTGCTCAAGCGCCTCACGATCGTCGATACACCCGGCACCAACGCGATCATCCGCCGCCACGAAGAGCTGACCCGCGAGTTCATCCCGCGGGCCGACCTGGTGCTGTTCGTCACCTCGGCCGATCGCCCCTTCACCGAGAGCGAGCGCATGTTTCTCTCGGCCATCCAGGAGTGGGGCAAGAAGATCGTGATCGTGCTGAACAAGGTCGATCTGCTCGAGCCGCACGAGGCCGACCAGGTGGTGGCGTTCATTCGCGAGAACGCGCGCGACCTGCTGGGCTTCACCCCCGAGATCTTCCCGGTGTCGGCGCGTATGGCCCAGCGCGCGCGGGCCGGTGCCGGCGACGAAGCCTGGCAGGCCAGCCGCTTCGAGGCGGTCGAGCACTATATCCTCGAGACGCTCGACGAAGAGCAGCGCGTGCGGCTCAAGTTGCTCTCGCCACTGGGTGTGGCCAAGCACCTGGGCGACAAATACCTCGCCGCAGTTGAGGCCCGGCTCACCACGCTCCAGGGCGATTTCGCCACGCTCGACAATATCGAGCGCCAGCTCGACCTGTTCCACAGCGACCTAGGCGAGGATTTCAAGTATCACCTGACCGAGGTCGAGAATGTGCTGAGCGAGTTCGAGCTGCGCGGCATGCAATTCTTCGACGACACCATCCAGCTGCGCAACATCTGGCAGCTGCGCAACAGCGAGTGGGTGCGCGCGTCGTTCGAGCGCGAGGTGGTGGGCGACCTGCCCCAGCAAGTCGAGAGCCGGCTGAGCGGGCTGATCGATTGGATGATCGATAAAAACCTGCGGCTGTGGCAGTCGGTGATGGACTACCTGCAGCGCGAGCGGGTACCGCAGCACCGCGCCGGCCTGATCGGCGATATCGGCGGGACGTTCGAGTACAACCGCGCCGCGCTGATCGAGACGGTGGCGCGCCGAACGCAGCAGGTGGTGGCGACGTACGATCGCGAGTTCGAGGCCCAGGCGCTCAGCGAGGAAGTGCGCAGCGCGATCGTGGCCACCGGCCTGGCCGGCGTTGGCGCCGTCGGGCTGGGTGCGCTGGTTCTGACGATCTTTCAGACCGTGCTGCTCGATTTCACCGGGCTGCTAGCGGCCGGGGCCGTCGCGGCGATCGGGTTCTTCGTATTGCCGGCCAAGCGCCGCCAGGTCAAGCGCGAATTCCACAATAAGCTGGCCGACCTGCGCGAGCAGCTGCTGACAACCATGCGCCGGCAGTTCACGGCCGAGCTCGAGCAGATGCTCACGCGCATCCACGATGCGATTGCCCCGTATACACGCTTCATCCGCTCACAGCGCGAGCTACTGGTCGATGTGCAGCGCGAACTTTCCGATGTCGATGTCGAGCTGGGGCGGCTGCGCGCCGAGATCGGCAGCTAA
- a CDS encoding carbohydrate kinase, whose product MPDAITSIGEILIDFLPIVEHGATVGFRMHVGGSPYNVAMGVARLGQPVAFAGKIATDFFGRHMRAHVEAEGVDTRFLIEVDALSTLAFVAYEHGEPAYSFYGEGAADTLVTPDDLPQALFDDTRILHFGSISLLRGSTPTAVEYAAKRLKGRALLSFDPNLRPGLVRDEAGYRALLARLFGLADLVKISAADLGWLMPGRPLELAAAALRAYGPALVVVTRGGDGALALRAGDEQIYHTPGVPVHVADTIGAGDSFNGGLLAALYERRATSRAALEALPNDQLAACLRFATTVAAITCSRAGADPPRRAEVDAHMRTL is encoded by the coding sequence ATGCCTGATGCAATTACCAGTATCGGCGAGATCCTGATCGATTTTCTGCCGATCGTCGAGCACGGGGCAACGGTGGGATTTCGCATGCATGTTGGCGGCTCGCCCTATAATGTGGCCATGGGGGTGGCCCGGCTAGGGCAGCCGGTGGCGTTCGCGGGCAAGATCGCGACCGATTTTTTCGGCCGGCACATGCGCGCGCATGTCGAGGCCGAGGGCGTCGATACACGCTTCCTGATCGAGGTCGATGCGCTTAGCACGCTGGCGTTTGTGGCCTACGAGCATGGCGAGCCGGCATACTCGTTCTATGGCGAGGGCGCCGCCGACACGCTTGTGACGCCCGACGACTTGCCGCAAGCACTGTTCGACGACACGCGCATCCTGCACTTCGGCTCGATCAGCCTGCTGCGCGGCAGCACCCCCACAGCAGTCGAGTATGCCGCCAAGCGGCTGAAGGGCCGCGCGCTGCTGTCGTTCGACCCGAACCTGCGGCCGGGGCTGGTGCGCGACGAGGCCGGCTACCGCGCGCTGCTCGCGCGCCTGTTCGGCCTGGCCGACCTGGTAAAGATCAGCGCGGCCGACCTGGGCTGGCTCATGCCTGGCCGGCCGCTCGAGCTGGCCGCCGCCGCGCTGCGGGCCTACGGGCCGGCGCTGGTGGTGGTGACGCGCGGCGGCGATGGGGCGCTGGCGCTGCGCGCAGGCGACGAGCAGATCTATCACACGCCGGGCGTGCCCGTACACGTGGCCGACACGATTGGCGCGGGCGACTCGTTCAACGGCGGGCTGCTGGCTGCGCTGTACGAGCGCAGGGCCACATCGCGCGCGGCACTCGAGGCACTGCCCAACGACCAGCTCGCGGCGTGCCTGCGCTTCGCCACAACCGTCGCCGCGATCACCTGCTCGCGCGCAGGCGCCGACCCGCCCCGGCGTGCCGAGGTCGACGCCCACATGCGCACATTATGA
- a CDS encoding L-seryl-tRNA(Sec) selenium transferase produces MTAAFRNLPAVELLVQLALERQNGDPLPRDLLVDSARAELAAARQSIAGGNACPPAEALLAAVLVRARAAAGPTLLPLINATGVIIQTNLGRAPLSPAALQAMHAVGAGYSNLEYDLAAGARGSRYDHLAALLCRLTGAEAALAVNNNAAAIYLALSALAPGREVVISRGQAVEIGGGFRIPDVLRQSGATLVEVGTTNRTYAHDYAAAIGERTALLMRVHTSNFQLVGFVHAAGLAELAELAHARGIHLLDDLGSGTLLPTARYGLAPEPTVQASVAAGADLVTFSGDKLLGGPQAGLIVGRAALVAQLRKHPLARALRVDKTTLAGLEATLLAYLHGRAERELPVWRMIAADRAVVQARAEQLAAAIGAGAAVQACTSTIGGGSLPGATLPSAAVALRSAAPDDLARRLRMGRPPVVGRIADDRLLLDVRTVLEEQQGALVECVRAAMT; encoded by the coding sequence ATGACTGCCGCCTTCCGCAATCTGCCTGCCGTTGAGCTGCTTGTGCAATTGGCGCTCGAGCGCCAGAACGGCGACCCGCTGCCGCGCGATCTGCTGGTCGATTCGGCGCGTGCCGAACTAGCAGCGGCGCGCCAGTCGATCGCCGGCGGCAACGCGTGCCCACCGGCCGAGGCCCTGCTGGCGGCGGTGCTAGTGCGTGCCCGCGCGGCGGCCGGGCCTACGCTGCTGCCGCTGATCAATGCCACCGGCGTGATTATTCAAACCAACCTGGGGCGGGCGCCGCTCAGCCCGGCGGCCCTGCAGGCCATGCACGCAGTTGGCGCGGGCTATTCGAATCTGGAGTATGATCTCGCGGCTGGTGCGCGCGGCTCGCGCTACGATCACCTGGCCGCGCTGCTGTGCCGGCTCACCGGCGCCGAGGCTGCCCTGGCGGTCAATAATAACGCGGCGGCGATCTATCTTGCGCTCAGCGCGCTGGCGCCTGGCCGCGAGGTGGTGATCTCGCGCGGGCAGGCAGTCGAGATCGGCGGTGGCTTCCGCATCCCCGATGTGCTGCGCCAGAGCGGCGCCACGCTGGTCGAGGTCGGCACGACGAACCGTACCTACGCGCACGACTACGCCGCCGCGATTGGTGAGCGCACCGCGCTGCTGATGCGCGTGCATACCAGCAATTTTCAGCTGGTCGGCTTCGTACACGCGGCCGGGCTGGCCGAGCTGGCCGAGCTGGCCCACGCGCGTGGCATTCACCTGCTCGACGACCTGGGCAGCGGCACGCTGCTACCGACCGCGCGCTACGGCCTGGCGCCCGAGCCGACCGTGCAGGCGAGCGTGGCGGCCGGCGCCGATCTGGTAACCTTCAGTGGCGATAAGCTGCTGGGCGGGCCACAGGCCGGCTTGATCGTCGGGCGGGCCGCGCTGGTGGCGCAGCTGCGCAAGCACCCGCTGGCCCGCGCGCTGCGTGTCGATAAGACCACGCTGGCCGGGCTCGAGGCCACGCTGCTGGCGTATCTGCACGGCCGGGCCGAGCGCGAGCTTCCGGTGTGGCGCATGATCGCGGCCGACCGCGCGGTGGTGCAGGCCCGTGCCGAGCAGCTCGCAGCCGCGATCGGCGCGGGCGCGGCGGTGCAGGCGTGTACGAGCACGATTGGCGGCGGGTCGCTGCCCGGCGCGACGCTGCCTAGCGCTGCGGTGGCATTACGATCGGCCGCACCCGACGATCTGGCCCGGCGCCTGCGCATGGGGCGGCCGCCAGTAGTCGGGCGCATCGCCGATGATCGGCTGCTGCTCGACGTACGCACGGTGCTGGAAGAACAGCAGGGCGCGCTGGTCGAGTGCGTGCGCGCTGCGATGACATAA
- a CDS encoding DinB family protein, which produces MLHPLVQQLYFTRSEFLRGLAGLADQDARHRFLPMNCISWNIGHLAWQEQRYFVTFAQGAIIAPELNEQFAYGAPASTPALADMHAVWQQATQTADTWLNQVTTAGLLQVYTTPTKTWSTSFGNLLQRVIYHYWYHTGENLAIRQQLGHTDLPEFVGNIDSDAPYQSA; this is translated from the coding sequence ATGCTACACCCGCTTGTACAGCAGTTGTATTTCACGCGCAGTGAATTTCTGCGCGGCCTGGCCGGCCTCGCCGATCAGGACGCGCGCCACCGCTTTCTCCCCATGAACTGTATCAGCTGGAATATCGGGCACCTGGCCTGGCAAGAGCAACGTTACTTCGTGACATTTGCGCAAGGGGCGATCATCGCACCAGAGCTGAATGAGCAGTTCGCCTATGGTGCGCCTGCGAGTACACCGGCGCTGGCCGATATGCACGCCGTGTGGCAGCAGGCGACTCAGACTGCCGATACATGGCTGAACCAGGTCACAACTGCAGGATTACTCCAGGTCTATACTACGCCAACGAAGACGTGGAGCACCAGCTTTGGCAACCTCCTGCAGCGGGTCATCTACCATTACTGGTATCACACAGGCGAAAACCTGGCAATCCGCCAACAGCTTGGGCATACCGATCTGCCCGAGTTTGTGGGCAATATCGATAGCGATGCCCCCTACCAGAGCGCCTGA
- a CDS encoding tetratricopeptide repeat protein, whose translation MSNDDIARLLYDGAVAVSAGRRAEAQGLLMQVIEHDEQNEQAWLWLSGAVEDPADQQVALENVLALNPNNMPARHGLEYLRARYGNLTGSAPAQAPAEAGTWEPPPPRNADDVEELACYQCGALVYSVAAYCWQCHAPIQCCNNCAFRRETRCKELTGLTSTMAQAGRNDCEWWRVRVS comes from the coding sequence ATGAGCAACGACGATATCGCCCGCCTGCTTTATGATGGCGCTGTCGCAGTGAGCGCGGGCCGCCGTGCCGAAGCCCAGGGGCTGCTGATGCAGGTGATCGAGCACGACGAGCAGAACGAGCAGGCCTGGCTATGGCTGAGCGGCGCGGTCGAGGATCCGGCCGATCAGCAGGTGGCGCTCGAGAATGTGCTGGCGCTGAATCCAAACAACATGCCCGCGCGGCACGGGCTCGAGTACCTGCGGGCGCGCTATGGCAACCTCACCGGCAGCGCGCCGGCCCAGGCTCCGGCCGAGGCGGGCACCTGGGAACCACCGCCGCCGCGCAATGCTGATGATGTTGAGGAGCTGGCCTGCTACCAGTGCGGCGCCCTGGTGTACAGCGTGGCAGCCTACTGCTGGCAGTGCCACGCGCCCATCCAGTGCTGCAACAACTGCGCCTTCCGGCGCGAGACGCGCTGCAAGGAGCTTACCGGCCTCACCAGCACCATGGCTCAGGCCGGCCGCAACGACTGTGAGTGGTGGCGGGTACGCGTGTCATAA